One window of the Pseudofrankia sp. DC12 genome contains the following:
- a CDS encoding transglycosylase family protein — MPSEQTGQTRPAERRTGGRHRAQPQGPSTTVRVLRTTGAVTALVGSGLAVTAMPAGAATPDDFARLRQCESGGNYSINTGNGFYGAYQFDLRTWQGLGYSGRPDQAAPAVQDEAAYRLYNSRGWSPWPACSRKLGLSSNGPIGVSSSASGGSLQQALQPAEPAMTLDKAEAEVQASGFHGTISAADANKVRADAYVWQNQMHDQGFALAVDGKFGAQSQGVAALYSYLTKVSDGQPGVVGENLWNATVTG; from the coding sequence ATGCCGTCTGAGCAGACGGGCCAGACCCGGCCCGCCGAGCGCAGAACCGGGGGCCGTCACCGCGCCCAGCCGCAGGGCCCGTCCACGACCGTGCGGGTGCTGCGCACCACCGGCGCGGTCACCGCGCTCGTCGGCAGCGGCCTCGCGGTCACCGCGATGCCCGCCGGCGCCGCGACCCCGGACGACTTCGCCCGCCTGCGCCAGTGCGAGTCCGGCGGCAACTACTCGATCAACACCGGCAACGGCTTCTACGGCGCGTACCAGTTCGACCTGCGGACCTGGCAGGGCCTCGGCTACTCGGGCCGGCCGGACCAGGCCGCTCCCGCCGTGCAGGACGAGGCGGCCTACCGCCTCTACAACTCGCGCGGCTGGTCGCCGTGGCCCGCCTGCTCGCGCAAGCTCGGCTTGTCCAGCAACGGCCCGATCGGGGTCTCGTCGTCGGCTTCCGGCGGCTCTCTCCAGCAGGCACTCCAGCCGGCCGAGCCGGCGATGACGCTCGACAAGGCCGAGGCGGAGGTCCAGGCCTCGGGCTTCCACGGCACGATCTCCGCCGCCGACGCGAACAAGGTCCGCGCCGACGCGTACGTCTGGCAGAACCAGATGCACGACCAGGGCTTCGCCCTCGCGGTCGACGGCAAGTTCGGCGCCCAGTCCCAGGGTGTCGCGGCGCTGTACTCGTACCTCACCAAGGTCAGCGACGGCCAGCCCGGCGTCGTCGGCGAGAACCTCTGGAACGCGACGGTCACCGGCTAG
- a CDS encoding transglycosylase family protein produces MSGGHCAPSKACRVPAGNASVRDTSTRHHRPAPSHGGDGTDRPHRSAPPIRKDPRRALAHPTRRIRQGIAAVPVIVAAVGGAIAVATPASASSTWAQLRQCESGGNYSVNTGNGYYGAYQFSAGTWASLGYSGLPSDAPTAVQDEAALRLAQRSGFGQWPLCGRGMGADQLAPGASASDVPQASRSAARTPLVAQAITSTTAQLPFTTALVGQYRADVAHWQERMNAIGYPLAADGHYGPVSAAAARQLQAAKGLAVDGVVGPRTWAATFA; encoded by the coding sequence ATGTCCGGCGGGCACTGCGCCCCGTCGAAGGCCTGCCGCGTACCAGCCGGCAACGCAAGCGTGCGAGACACCAGCACGAGGCACCACCGGCCGGCGCCCTCCCACGGAGGCGATGGCACAGACCGGCCACACCGTTCGGCCCCGCCGATCCGCAAGGATCCCCGACGGGCATTGGCACACCCAACCCGCCGGATACGCCAAGGCATCGCCGCGGTGCCGGTAATCGTGGCGGCAGTAGGCGGCGCAATTGCCGTGGCCACACCCGCCAGCGCCTCTTCAACGTGGGCGCAGCTTCGCCAGTGCGAGTCCGGCGGAAACTATTCCGTCAATACCGGCAACGGTTACTACGGCGCGTACCAGTTCTCGGCCGGGACCTGGGCGAGCCTGGGATATTCAGGACTGCCGAGTGACGCGCCAACGGCGGTTCAGGACGAGGCCGCGCTGCGGTTGGCGCAACGTTCTGGATTTGGCCAGTGGCCGCTCTGTGGCCGCGGTATGGGCGCGGACCAGCTCGCTCCGGGAGCCAGCGCGTCCGACGTGCCCCAGGCCTCCCGGTCGGCGGCCAGAACTCCTCTCGTCGCTCAGGCGATCACGTCGACGACGGCCCAGCTGCCGTTCACGACGGCTCTCGTCGGCCAGTACCGCGCCGACGTCGCCCACTGGCAGGAGCGGATGAACGCGATCGGCTACCCGCTCGCCGCCGACGGCCACTACGGCCCGGTGTCCGCGGCCGCGGCCCGGCAGCTGCAGGCCGCGAAGGGCCTGGCCGTCGACGGCGTCGTCGGCCCGCGGACCTGGGCCGCGACCTTCGCCTAG
- the purD gene encoding phosphoribosylamine--glycine ligase: protein MRVLVVGSGGREHALCRALTRDPRVGSLVCAPGNAGTADIAEPRPLDVANPDAVAALAEEARAELTIVGPEVPLVAGVADELRARGLPVFGPSGAAARLEGSKAFAKDVMRAAGVPTAAARDHSEVEPALADLDAFGPPYVVKYDGLAAGKGVTVTDDRDAAVAAVRGCLRGPDDRVVLEEYLDGPEVSLFAVVAEDGTVAPLLPAQDHKRIGDGDAGPNTGGMGAYTPLPWASRGLSADIVATVIRPTVAELARRGTPFTGLLYAGLALTAHGPRVVEFNVRFGDPETQAILALLTTPLTDVLTGRRAPVWRSGAAITVVMAAAGYPGTPRLGDPIRGLAAAGKLAGVDVLHAGTRRDAEGNVVSAGGRVLSVTAIGSNLESARGSAYEAISRISLPGAQYRTDIGDPARLRHAADVRRAGPVPGPADEPGGPR, encoded by the coding sequence ATGAGGGTTCTCGTCGTCGGCTCGGGCGGCCGTGAGCACGCGCTGTGCCGCGCGCTCACCCGCGACCCCCGGGTCGGCTCGCTCGTCTGCGCCCCCGGCAACGCGGGCACCGCGGACATCGCGGAGCCCCGCCCGCTGGACGTGGCCAACCCCGACGCCGTCGCCGCTCTCGCCGAGGAGGCCCGGGCCGAGCTGACCATCGTCGGGCCCGAGGTCCCGCTGGTCGCCGGGGTCGCCGACGAGCTGCGCGCCCGCGGCCTGCCGGTCTTCGGGCCGTCGGGTGCCGCGGCCCGGCTGGAGGGCAGCAAGGCGTTCGCCAAGGACGTGATGCGCGCGGCCGGCGTCCCGACGGCGGCCGCGCGCGACCACAGCGAGGTGGAGCCGGCGCTCGCCGACCTGGACGCCTTCGGCCCGCCCTACGTGGTGAAGTACGACGGTCTCGCCGCCGGCAAGGGCGTGACGGTCACCGACGACCGGGACGCCGCCGTCGCCGCTGTCCGCGGCTGCCTTCGCGGGCCGGACGACCGGGTGGTCCTGGAGGAGTACCTGGACGGCCCGGAGGTCTCGCTGTTCGCGGTCGTGGCCGAGGACGGCACGGTCGCGCCACTGCTGCCGGCCCAGGACCACAAGCGGATCGGCGACGGCGACGCCGGGCCGAACACCGGCGGGATGGGCGCCTACACCCCGCTGCCCTGGGCGTCACGCGGCCTGTCCGCGGACATCGTCGCCACGGTGATCCGCCCCACGGTCGCCGAACTGGCCCGGCGGGGCACCCCGTTCACCGGCCTGCTCTACGCGGGTCTCGCACTGACGGCGCACGGGCCGCGGGTGGTCGAGTTCAACGTCCGGTTCGGCGATCCCGAGACCCAGGCGATCCTCGCGCTGCTGACCACGCCGCTGACGGACGTGCTGACCGGCCGGCGCGCTCCGGTCTGGCGCTCCGGTGCCGCGATCACCGTCGTGATGGCCGCCGCCGGCTACCCGGGCACGCCGCGGCTGGGCGACCCGATCCGTGGCCTGGCCGCCGCCGGGAAACTGGCCGGTGTCGACGTCCTGCACGCCGGCACCAGGCGCGACGCCGAGGGGAACGTGGTCTCCGCCGGCGGCCGGGTGTTGTCCGTCACGGCGATCGGTTCCAACCTGGAGTCCGCGCGAGGATCGGCTTACGAAGCCATCAGCCGGATCTCGCTGCCTGGCGCCCAGTACCGGACCGACATCGGCGACCCCGCCCGGCTGCGGCACGCGGCGGATGTCCGCCGGGCCGGTCCCGTCCCGGGCCCGGCGGACGAGCCCGGCGGCCCTCGGTAG
- the purE gene encoding 5-(carboxyamino)imidazole ribonucleotide mutase: protein MSATSATSRPKVAVVYGSASDAATMSKAGATLGRFGVGFEEAVLSAHRAPRTLADWVDGLRDRGVAVVIAGAGLAAALPGTVAALTTLPVIGVPISGGALDGMDSLLAIAQMPPGVAVATVGLNNATNAAVLAVQILAVSDPGLAAKLATYKDDFEKAAADGLARAGASA, encoded by the coding sequence ATGTCCGCCACCAGTGCAACCAGCCGGCCCAAGGTCGCCGTTGTCTACGGCTCGGCGTCCGACGCGGCGACGATGAGCAAGGCCGGCGCGACCCTCGGCCGGTTCGGCGTCGGGTTCGAGGAGGCGGTCCTCTCCGCGCATCGCGCGCCGCGCACCCTCGCCGACTGGGTGGACGGGCTGCGCGACCGGGGAGTCGCCGTCGTCATCGCCGGCGCGGGGCTCGCCGCGGCCCTGCCGGGCACGGTCGCCGCGCTCACCACGCTGCCGGTCATCGGCGTCCCGATCTCCGGCGGCGCCCTGGACGGGATGGACTCGCTGCTCGCCATCGCGCAGATGCCGCCGGGTGTCGCCGTGGCCACCGTCGGGCTGAACAACGCGACCAACGCGGCGGTGCTCGCCGTCCAGATCCTGGCCGTCTCCGACCCGGGCCTGGCCGCAAAGCTCGCCACCTACAAGGACGACTTCGAGAAGGCCGCGGCCGACGGCCTCGCGCGCGCCGGAGCCTCAGCGTGA
- the fbaA gene encoding class II fructose-bisphosphate aldolase has translation MPIATPDVYAEMLDRAKAGAFAYPAINVTSSQTLNAALRGFADAGSDGIIQVSTGGAEYLSGPTIKNMVLGAEALAEFAHHVAKAYPVQIALHTDHCPADKLDTYMRPLVAISRERVKAGRDPLFQSHMWDGSAVPLEENLKLAEELLADCNAANIILELEIGVVGGEEDGVVGAIDEKLYTTPEDMWRTAEVLGTGEKGRYMMAATFGNVHGVYKPGNVKLRPAILRDGQQYVAGKLGLAGEAKPFDLVFHGGSGSDLSEIREALDYGVVKMNVDTDAQYAFTRPVADHMLKNYDGVLKVDGEVGIKKTYDPRTWGKAAEANMAKRVLQACEDLRSAGTAIG, from the coding sequence ATGCCCATCGCCACACCAGACGTCTACGCCGAGATGCTCGACCGGGCGAAGGCGGGTGCCTTCGCCTACCCCGCCATCAACGTCACCTCGTCCCAGACCCTCAACGCGGCGCTTCGCGGCTTCGCCGACGCCGGCAGCGACGGCATCATCCAGGTGTCCACGGGTGGTGCGGAGTACCTGTCCGGGCCGACGATCAAGAACATGGTGCTGGGCGCCGAGGCGCTGGCCGAGTTCGCCCACCACGTCGCGAAGGCCTATCCGGTACAGATCGCCCTGCACACCGACCACTGCCCGGCGGACAAGCTCGACACCTACATGCGCCCGCTCGTCGCCATCTCGCGGGAACGGGTCAAGGCCGGCCGCGACCCGCTGTTCCAGTCGCACATGTGGGACGGCTCCGCCGTGCCGCTGGAGGAGAACCTCAAGCTCGCCGAGGAGCTGCTCGCGGACTGCAACGCCGCGAACATCATCCTGGAGCTCGAGATCGGCGTCGTCGGCGGCGAGGAGGACGGCGTCGTCGGCGCGATCGACGAGAAGCTCTACACGACCCCCGAGGACATGTGGCGCACCGCCGAGGTGCTCGGCACCGGCGAGAAGGGGCGCTACATGATGGCGGCCACCTTCGGCAACGTCCACGGCGTCTACAAGCCCGGCAACGTCAAGCTGCGCCCGGCGATCCTGCGTGACGGCCAGCAGTACGTGGCCGGCAAGCTGGGTCTGGCTGGCGAGGCGAAGCCGTTCGATCTGGTCTTCCACGGCGGTTCCGGCTCGGACCTGTCCGAGATCCGCGAGGCACTCGACTACGGCGTGGTCAAGATGAATGTGGACACCGACGCCCAGTACGCCTTCACCCGGCCGGTCGCCGACCACATGCTGAAGAACTACGACGGCGTACTGAAGGTCGACGGTGAGGTCGGCATCAAGAAGACCTATGACCCGCGCACCTGGGGCAAGGCCGCCGAGGCCAACATGGCCAAGCGCGTGCTCCAGGCGTGCGAGGACCTCCGGTCCGCCGGCACCGCGATCGGCTAG
- a CDS encoding DUF3151 domain-containing protein: MTSTSGRPDLLGGPPATLLPTEAGADALAAGKAAADVAAEFPTSSAAWAALAEGALDGGRVVEAYAYARTGYHRGLDVLRRSGWRGHGPVPWSHEPNRGFLRALAALGRSADAIGETDEVTRIRAFLVDCDPAAPGQLGPLAP; encoded by the coding sequence ATGACCTCTACCTCCGGACGGCCGGACCTGCTTGGCGGGCCGCCGGCCACGCTGCTGCCGACCGAGGCCGGCGCCGACGCGCTGGCCGCCGGCAAGGCCGCCGCCGACGTCGCGGCCGAGTTCCCCACGTCGAGTGCCGCTTGGGCGGCCCTCGCCGAGGGGGCGCTCGATGGCGGCCGCGTCGTCGAGGCCTACGCCTACGCGCGAACGGGCTACCACCGCGGGCTGGACGTGCTGCGCCGGTCCGGCTGGCGCGGCCACGGGCCGGTCCCGTGGTCACATGAGCCGAACCGCGGCTTCCTGCGCGCGCTGGCCGCGCTCGGCCGGTCCGCCGACGCCATCGGCGAGACCGACGAGGTGACGCGGATCCGGGCCTTCCTGGTCGACTGCGACCCGGCAGCACCCGGCCAGCTCGGCCCGCTCGCCCCCTGA
- a CDS encoding adenylosuccinate synthase, with product MPTLVLIGAQWGDEGKGKATDLLGGAVDYVVRYQGGNNAGHTVVIGAEKYALHLIPSGILRPGCVPVIGNGVVIDPGVLLAEMAGLRARGIDTSRLLISASAHLIMPHHRALDRVTERYLGKARIGTTGRGIGPAYGDKVARTGIRVQDLLDPGILRQKLELALREKNQVLAKVYNRRQIEVDAVVAEYLDYASQLGPHIADTGLVLDTALRAGKVVLLEGSQGTLLDVDHGTYPFVTSSNPTAGGAATGAGIGPTRISRVIGIIKAYTTRVGSGPFPTELDDKVGDELRRIGGEFGVTTGRARRTGWYDAVIARYAVRVNGLTDLFLTKLDVLSGFDTVPVCVAYDVGGTRMAEMPMTQTEFHHAKPIYEEFPGWHEDISEATSFDQLPPEARDYVRALEEMSGAPISAIGVGPGRDQTLVLRDLL from the coding sequence GTGCCTACGCTTGTCCTGATCGGAGCCCAGTGGGGCGACGAGGGTAAGGGAAAGGCGACCGACCTGCTGGGCGGCGCCGTCGACTACGTCGTGCGCTACCAGGGTGGCAACAATGCGGGTCACACCGTAGTCATCGGCGCCGAGAAGTACGCCCTGCACCTCATCCCCAGCGGAATCCTGCGCCCCGGCTGCGTCCCTGTGATCGGCAACGGCGTGGTGATCGACCCCGGCGTGCTGCTGGCCGAGATGGCCGGCCTGCGCGCGCGGGGCATCGACACGTCCCGGCTGCTGATCAGCGCCAGCGCGCACCTGATCATGCCGCACCACCGGGCCCTCGACCGGGTGACCGAGCGTTACCTCGGCAAGGCCCGGATCGGCACGACTGGCCGCGGCATCGGCCCCGCCTACGGAGACAAGGTCGCGCGCACCGGCATCCGGGTGCAGGACCTGCTCGACCCCGGCATCCTGCGCCAGAAGCTGGAGCTGGCGCTGCGTGAGAAGAACCAGGTGCTGGCCAAGGTCTACAACCGCCGCCAGATCGAGGTCGACGCGGTCGTCGCCGAGTACCTGGACTACGCGAGCCAGCTCGGGCCGCACATCGCCGACACCGGCCTCGTCCTGGACACCGCGCTGCGCGCCGGCAAGGTGGTCCTGTTGGAGGGCTCGCAGGGCACCCTGCTGGACGTCGACCACGGCACCTACCCGTTCGTCACCTCGTCGAACCCGACCGCCGGCGGCGCGGCCACCGGCGCGGGCATCGGGCCGACGAGGATCAGCCGCGTAATCGGGATCATCAAGGCGTACACGACCCGGGTCGGCTCCGGCCCGTTCCCGACCGAGCTGGACGACAAGGTCGGCGACGAGCTGCGCCGCATCGGCGGCGAGTTCGGCGTCACCACCGGCCGCGCCCGGCGCACCGGTTGGTACGACGCCGTCATCGCCCGGTACGCCGTGCGGGTCAACGGCCTGACCGACCTGTTCCTGACGAAGCTCGACGTGCTCTCCGGCTTCGACACGGTTCCGGTCTGCGTGGCCTATGACGTCGGTGGCACCCGGATGGCCGAGATGCCGATGACCCAGACCGAGTTCCACCACGCCAAGCCGATCTACGAGGAGTTCCCCGGCTGGCACGAGGACATCTCCGAGGCCACGTCGTTCGACCAGCTGCCCCCCGAGGCGCGGGACTACGTGCGCGCCCTGGAGGAGATGTCCGGCGCGCCGATCTCCGCGATCGGCGTAGGCCCCGGCCGAGACCAGACCCTCGTCCTGCGCGACCTCCTCTAG